The Streptomyces cynarae genome contains a region encoding:
- a CDS encoding bifunctional glycosyltransferase/CDP-glycerol:glycerophosphate glycerophosphotransferase — MQPGLSVIVHGPETQGHLGELLDALTTQPFAEAEVVIAAVGDWARQEAERRAADDPRMVVVSLPEGTSDGAARVAGAERATGRWLHFVHAKDGLPVGAVRTVADRTAELGDSADVLVVDHLRSTWQTSGAPSEDHRFLARASRRGVPLADFPQLLRLTPVLGNRVIRADFWRNQDIAAIADGDFRDDEAYTALAVLLHADRIAALDHVAYEIRELREESLPPVTAAQRYAVIERYERLQQVLADQGAPEGPRAVLYDVMVRDLLRTFARSRMPEQVAREFFARASRAAVRWRPEHHQRPGGFEGIRRSLLEENAYTRYRAFQAANQKRREVKSAVTTGKREVGAKLRDHRYRRALSEPVDPNLAVFSAYWDRGVACNPAAIAAKLTELAPHIHQVWVVARAKAALLPPGTDHIIAGTRRYWDVMARAKYLVNNVNFPNSVVKRPDAIHLQTHHGTPLKRMGLDQLDFPAASKGLDFDALLARIDKWDYSLSSNSHSTRMWERAYPSRYTKLDHGYPRNDVFYSATAEDIRAIRERLGIAPGRRAILYAPTHRDYEAGWTPRLDLASLADRLGEDTVLLVRGHYFYGGAASPLTDLRRSGRVVDVSSYDPVEDLCLAADALVTDYSSIMFDYANLNRPIVIYADDWETYAKTRGVYFDLMAEAPGQVARTQEQLAAVFETEAWRDEAARKSLTTFRRRFCEFDDGRAAERVVRRVFLGESEESLPPVIPVDERIPAPTPEEANA, encoded by the coding sequence GTGCAACCAGGGCTGAGCGTGATCGTTCACGGCCCCGAGACCCAAGGCCACCTGGGCGAGCTTCTCGACGCCCTCACGACCCAGCCTTTCGCCGAGGCCGAGGTGGTGATCGCGGCCGTCGGCGACTGGGCCCGACAGGAGGCCGAGCGACGCGCCGCCGACGACCCCCGGATGGTGGTGGTGTCGCTGCCCGAGGGCACGAGCGACGGCGCGGCCCGGGTCGCGGGCGCCGAGCGGGCCACCGGCCGCTGGCTGCACTTCGTGCACGCCAAGGACGGGCTGCCCGTGGGCGCCGTGCGCACGGTCGCCGACCGCACCGCGGAGCTCGGGGACTCGGCGGACGTCCTGGTCGTGGACCACCTCCGCTCGACCTGGCAGACCTCCGGGGCGCCCAGCGAGGACCACCGGTTCCTGGCCCGGGCGAGTCGGCGCGGCGTCCCGCTCGCCGACTTCCCGCAACTGCTGCGGCTCACCCCGGTGCTGGGCAATCGAGTGATACGCGCTGATTTCTGGCGAAACCAGGACATCGCGGCTATCGCGGACGGCGACTTCCGTGACGACGAGGCGTACACCGCGCTCGCCGTGCTCCTGCACGCCGACCGGATCGCCGCCCTCGACCACGTCGCGTACGAGATCAGGGAACTGCGCGAGGAGAGCCTGCCGCCGGTGACCGCCGCCCAGCGGTACGCCGTGATAGAGCGGTACGAGCGGCTGCAGCAGGTCCTGGCCGACCAGGGCGCGCCCGAGGGACCGCGCGCGGTGCTGTACGACGTCATGGTCCGCGACCTGCTGCGCACGTTCGCGCGCAGCAGGATGCCGGAGCAGGTCGCGCGGGAGTTCTTCGCCCGCGCGTCCCGGGCCGCCGTGCGCTGGCGGCCGGAGCACCACCAGCGCCCGGGCGGATTCGAGGGCATCCGCCGCTCGCTCCTGGAGGAGAACGCGTACACCCGCTACCGCGCCTTCCAGGCCGCCAACCAGAAGCGGCGCGAGGTGAAGTCGGCGGTGACCACCGGCAAGCGGGAGGTGGGCGCGAAGCTGCGCGACCACCGCTACCGGCGTGCCCTGAGCGAGCCCGTCGACCCCAACCTGGCCGTCTTCTCGGCGTACTGGGACCGGGGCGTGGCCTGCAACCCGGCCGCGATCGCCGCGAAGCTCACCGAGCTCGCCCCGCACATCCACCAGGTGTGGGTGGTCGCCCGGGCCAAGGCGGCGCTGCTGCCGCCGGGCACCGACCACATCATCGCGGGCACCCGGCGCTACTGGGACGTGATGGCACGTGCCAAGTACCTCGTGAACAACGTCAACTTCCCGAACTCGGTGGTCAAGCGCCCGGACGCGATCCACCTCCAGACCCACCACGGCACCCCGCTCAAGCGCATGGGCCTGGACCAGCTGGACTTCCCGGCCGCCTCCAAGGGGCTCGACTTCGACGCGCTGCTGGCCCGTATCGACAAGTGGGACTACAGCCTCTCGTCCAACAGCCACTCCACGCGGATGTGGGAGCGTGCGTACCCGTCGCGGTACACGAAGCTGGACCACGGCTACCCGCGCAACGACGTCTTCTACTCGGCGACGGCCGAGGACATCCGCGCGATCCGCGAGCGCCTGGGCATCGCCCCGGGCCGCCGGGCCATCCTGTACGCGCCCACCCACCGCGACTACGAGGCCGGCTGGACCCCGCGCCTCGACCTCGCCTCCCTGGCCGACCGGCTCGGCGAGGACACGGTCCTGCTGGTCCGCGGCCACTACTTCTACGGCGGCGCGGCCTCCCCGCTGACCGATCTGCGCCGCTCCGGGCGGGTGGTCGACGTGTCGTCGTACGACCCCGTCGAGGACCTGTGCCTGGCGGCGGACGCGCTGGTCACGGACTACTCGTCCATCATGTTCGACTACGCCAACCTCAACCGCCCGATCGTGATCTACGCCGACGACTGGGAGACGTACGCGAAGACGCGCGGCGTCTACTTCGACCTGATGGCGGAGGCACCGGGCCAGGTGGCGCGCACCCAGGAGCAACTGGCGGCGGTGTTCGAGACCGAGGCGTGGCGGGACGAGGCCGCGCGGAAGTCGCTGACCACCTTCCGGCGGCGGTTCTGCGAGTTCGACGACGGGCGGGCCGCGGAACGGGTGGTGCGCCGGGTGTTCCTGGGCGAGAGCGAGGAGTCGCTGCCGCCGGTGATCCCCGTGGACGAACGCATCCCGGCCCCGACTCCTGAGGAGGCGAACGCGTGA
- a CDS encoding glycosyltransferase family 2 protein, giving the protein MTTAVTAETRTPDVTITVIVYNDAERLPRAVASLLRQTHTNIEVIISDDHSTDDTPSVARRLAAQDERVRYLRLPENSGGCSAPRNRALEIARGPYLMFLDSDDELPENAVELLLAAHREREVDFAMGAVERVRVDTGRRSTWMAHLVAERRTVEGIDAEPELLFEHLSTSKMYRREFLDRHQLRFPEGIHYEDQLFSAQAYCLARSFTIIPEPVYRWYIAPFVAAEAASISNQRHKLSNVSDRIYVQTLIDEFLKESGHEGLRRHKDYKFLKHDFRMYAGDLPYRDEEWLAGFADIVTPYLEELADDAYARLPRVERVVIQLIRDRRLTEAQEAARGLGHGVAPRTTSTDDSGAVYWGSQVPASSWARRELDVSDLELEYRPFPSALFRHEITSVEPGPGASVNLSIRTYDPGLRLPVGPQRASIVVAPGRRRLVTAFRLDPVRPGVFEGRVRVDLAAAQLPVQGFQGIRHPMLRLENQGLFNTGVLLAPLTFPALTATQVGTLPHEVTVEPEGRGAGRLQMRWRPVGVTAKVGPVVRRVAGPRMRRAARLVRSALR; this is encoded by the coding sequence GTGACGACGGCCGTGACCGCCGAGACCCGAACCCCCGATGTGACGATCACGGTCATCGTCTACAACGACGCGGAACGCCTTCCGCGTGCGGTGGCGTCGCTGCTGCGGCAGACGCACACCAACATCGAGGTGATCATCAGCGACGACCACTCGACGGACGACACGCCGTCGGTGGCGCGGAGGCTGGCCGCCCAGGACGAGCGGGTGCGTTATCTGCGCCTGCCGGAGAACAGCGGCGGGTGCAGCGCACCGCGCAACCGGGCGCTGGAGATCGCCCGGGGGCCGTATCTGATGTTCCTCGACAGCGACGACGAACTGCCCGAGAACGCGGTGGAGTTGCTGCTGGCGGCGCACCGCGAACGGGAAGTGGACTTCGCGATGGGCGCGGTGGAGCGGGTCCGTGTCGACACCGGTCGGCGCTCGACCTGGATGGCGCACCTCGTCGCCGAGCGGCGCACGGTGGAGGGCATCGACGCCGAGCCGGAACTGCTCTTCGAGCACCTGTCGACGAGCAAGATGTACCGGCGGGAGTTCCTGGACCGGCACCAGCTGCGCTTCCCCGAGGGGATCCACTACGAGGACCAGCTCTTCTCGGCGCAGGCGTACTGTCTGGCCCGGTCCTTCACGATCATCCCGGAGCCGGTGTACCGCTGGTACATAGCGCCGTTCGTGGCGGCCGAGGCGGCGTCGATCTCCAACCAGCGGCACAAGCTGTCGAACGTCAGCGACCGCATCTACGTGCAGACGCTGATCGACGAGTTCCTGAAGGAGAGCGGGCACGAGGGGCTGCGCCGGCACAAGGACTACAAGTTCCTCAAGCACGACTTCCGGATGTACGCCGGTGACCTGCCCTACCGAGACGAGGAGTGGCTGGCCGGTTTCGCGGACATCGTGACCCCGTATCTGGAGGAGCTCGCCGACGACGCCTACGCCCGGCTGCCGCGAGTGGAGCGGGTGGTGATCCAGCTCATCCGCGACCGGCGGCTGACGGAGGCGCAGGAGGCGGCGCGGGGGCTGGGCCACGGCGTGGCTCCCCGGACGACGTCCACGGACGACTCGGGGGCCGTGTACTGGGGCTCGCAGGTGCCGGCGTCGTCATGGGCGCGTCGGGAACTGGACGTCTCGGACCTGGAGTTGGAGTACCGGCCGTTCCCGAGCGCGCTGTTCCGGCATGAGATCACGTCGGTGGAGCCGGGCCCGGGTGCGTCGGTGAACCTGTCGATCCGGACCTACGACCCTGGTCTGCGGCTCCCCGTGGGCCCGCAGCGGGCGAGCATCGTGGTCGCGCCCGGGCGGCGCCGCCTGGTGACGGCGTTCCGCCTGGACCCCGTGCGTCCCGGTGTCTTCGAGGGCCGGGTGCGGGTCGACCTGGCGGCGGCGCAGCTGCCGGTCCAGGGATTCCAGGGCATCCGCCATCCCATGCTGCGCCTGGAGAACCAGGGCCTGTTCAACACGGGCGTGCTGCTGGCACCGCTGACGTTCCCTGCGCTGACCGCGACACAGGTGGGCACGCTGCCGCACGAGGTGACCGTGGAGCCGGAGGGCCGCGGGGCGGGACGCCTGCAGATGCGGTGGCGACCGGTGGGCGTCACGGCGAAGGTCGGTCCGGTGGTCCGGCGGGTCGCGGGTCCGCGGATGCGGCGGGCCGCACGGCTGGTGCGGAGCGCGTTGCGGTAA
- a CDS encoding GtrA family protein — protein MSVNLTEQRPKVARPVAASVQPAPVPALSRVRRLAVEVIKFGVVGGSGVAVNILVFNALLHGLAWAPMTATVLASVVAMGTNYLGFRFFAYRDRASRTRQQIMLFFVFSGVGVVMESVLFYLGYHGLGMNGPIGSNVAKVLSIVLASAFRFLVYRTWVFQHGAKQGSGAR, from the coding sequence GTGTCTGTGAACCTCACCGAGCAGCGGCCCAAGGTCGCTCGCCCGGTTGCCGCGAGCGTCCAACCCGCCCCCGTCCCGGCGCTTTCCCGGGTCCGGCGGCTGGCGGTCGAGGTGATCAAGTTCGGGGTCGTCGGCGGCAGCGGAGTCGCGGTCAACATCCTCGTCTTCAACGCCCTGCTGCACGGTCTGGCATGGGCCCCGATGACGGCGACCGTGCTCGCCAGCGTCGTCGCCATGGGCACCAACTACCTCGGCTTCCGCTTCTTCGCCTACCGCGACCGGGCCTCGCGCACCCGGCAGCAGATCATGCTGTTCTTCGTCTTCAGCGGGGTCGGCGTGGTGATGGAGAGCGTCCTGTTCTACCTCGGCTACCACGGCCTCGGCATGAACGGGCCGATCGGCTCCAACGTGGCGAAGGTGCTGTCGATCGTGCTGGCGTCGGCGTTCCGCTTCCTGGTGTACCGGACATGGGTGTTCCAGCACGGGGCCAAGCAGGGCAGCGGAGCACGATGA
- a CDS encoding NAD-glutamate dehydrogenase, with translation MQTKLDEAKAELLERAARVAENSPVGGHLPTGTTDEGTPDRETVLAFLQRYYLHTAPEDLTDRDPVDVFGAAFSHYRLAETRPQGTANVRVHTPTVEENGWTCSHSVVEVVTDDMPFLVDSVTNELSRQGRGIHVVIHPQFLVRRDLTGKLLEVLPDAPGVELPHDAHVESWIHVEIDRETDRADLKQITSDLLRVLSDVREAVEDWEKMRDCALRIAEGIQKEPVPQDLPQAQIEEAGELLRWLAADHFTFLGYREYELRDDDTLAAVPGTGLGILRSDPHHAGEDQHPVSPSFERLPADARAKAREHKLLVLTKANSRATVHRPSYLDYVGVKKFDENGNVVGERRFLGLFSSAAYTESVLRVPVVRRKVDEVLKGAGFSPNSHDGRDLLQIMETYPRDELFQTPADELRSIVTSVLYLQERRRLRLYLRQDEYGRYYSALVYLPRDRYTTGVRLRIIDILKEELGGTSVDFTAWNTESILSRLHFVVRVPQGTELPELSDADKERIEARLVEAARSWTDAFSEALTAELGEERAAELQRRYTNAFPEGYKADHTPRAAVADLVHLEQLTDEQGGKDFALSLYEPVGTGPGERRFKIYRKGGSVSLSAVLPVLQRIGVEVIDERPYELRCQDRTTAWIYDFGLRLPKEVAGNGDYLGDDGRERFQDAFAAVWTGQAENDGFNALVLSAGLTWRQAMVLRAYAKYLRQAGSTFSQDYMEDTLRNNVHTTRLLVSLFEARMSPERQRAGLELTDALLEELDAALDQVASLDEDRILRSFLTVIKATLRTNFFQEAHGGKPHDYVSMKFDPQAIPDLPAPRPAYEIWVYSPRVEGVHLRFGKVARGGLRWSDRREDFRTEILGLVKAQMVKNTVIVPVGAKGGFVAKQLPDPAKDRDAWLAEGIRSYRTFISALLDITDNMVAGEVVPPVDVVRHDGDDTYLVVAADKGTATFSDIANEVAEKYNFWLGDAFASGGSAGYDHKKMGITARGAWESVKRHFRELDLDTQSEDFTVVGIGDMSGDVFGNGMLLSEHIRLVAAFDHRHIFIDPNPDAATSYAERRRLFELPRSSWADYDTELLSAGGGVFPRTAKAIQVNAHIREALGIEGKVTKMTPADLMQAILKAPVDLLWNGGIGTYVKASTESNADVGDKANDAIRVDGKDLRVKVVGEGGNLGLTQLGRIEFAQHGGKINTDAIDNSAGVDTSDHEVNIKILLNSVVANGDLTVKQRNQLLAEMTDEVGALVLRNNYAQNVAIANALFQSKDMLHAQQRFIRYLVREGHLDRALEFLPTDRQIRERLTGGAGLTSPETAVLLAYTKITVARELLDTPLPDDPYLRSLLHAYFPTALREKFPEQIDGHALRREIVTTVLVNDTVNTGGTTYLHRLREETGASLEEIVRAQTAARAIFRSAPVWDAVEALDNKVDAAVQTRIRLHSRRLVERGTRWLLNNRPQPLQLTETVAFFAERVEQVWSELPKLVRGADLEWWQKIYDELTGAGVPDELATRVAGFSSAFPALDIVSVADRMGKDPMDVAEVYYDLADRLKIAQLMDRIIELPRADRWQSMARAAIREDLYAAHASLTAEVLAAGNGTSTPEQRFKAWEEKNAAILSRARTTLDEISNSDSFDLANLSVAMRTMRTLLRTHS, from the coding sequence ATGCAGACCAAGCTGGACGAAGCCAAGGCCGAGCTGCTCGAAAGGGCCGCCCGGGTAGCTGAGAACAGCCCGGTCGGGGGGCACCTACCGACCGGGACGACGGACGAGGGCACCCCGGACCGGGAGACCGTGCTCGCGTTCCTCCAGCGCTACTACCTGCACACCGCCCCCGAAGACCTGACCGACCGCGACCCGGTGGACGTCTTCGGCGCCGCCTTCTCGCACTACCGGCTGGCCGAGACGCGCCCGCAGGGCACGGCGAACGTGCGCGTGCACACCCCGACCGTCGAGGAGAACGGCTGGACCTGCAGCCACTCCGTCGTCGAGGTCGTCACCGACGACATGCCGTTCCTCGTCGACTCCGTGACGAACGAGCTGTCCCGCCAGGGCCGCGGCATCCACGTCGTGATCCACCCGCAGTTCCTCGTCCGCCGCGACCTGACGGGCAAGCTCCTCGAGGTGCTGCCCGACGCCCCCGGGGTCGAGCTGCCGCACGACGCGCACGTCGAGTCGTGGATCCACGTCGAGATCGACCGCGAGACCGACCGCGCCGACCTCAAGCAGATCACCTCCGACCTGCTGCGCGTCCTGTCCGACGTCCGCGAGGCCGTCGAGGACTGGGAGAAGATGCGCGACTGCGCGCTGCGCATCGCCGAGGGGATCCAGAAGGAGCCGGTACCCCAGGATCTGCCGCAGGCGCAGATCGAGGAGGCCGGTGAGCTGCTGCGCTGGCTGGCCGCCGACCACTTCACCTTCCTCGGCTACCGCGAGTACGAGCTGCGTGACGACGACACGCTGGCCGCGGTGCCCGGCACCGGGCTGGGCATACTGCGATCGGACCCGCACCACGCGGGCGAGGACCAGCACCCGGTCAGCCCGTCCTTCGAGCGGCTGCCCGCCGACGCCCGCGCCAAGGCGCGCGAGCACAAGCTGCTGGTCCTCACCAAGGCCAACAGCCGCGCCACCGTGCACCGGCCTTCGTACCTCGACTACGTCGGCGTGAAGAAGTTCGACGAGAACGGCAACGTCGTCGGGGAGCGCCGCTTCCTCGGCCTGTTCTCGTCCGCCGCCTACACCGAGTCCGTGCTGCGCGTGCCGGTCGTCCGGCGCAAGGTCGACGAGGTCCTCAAGGGTGCCGGGTTCTCGCCCAACAGCCACGACGGCCGGGACCTGCTCCAGATCATGGAGACCTACCCGCGCGACGAGCTGTTCCAGACCCCGGCCGACGAGCTGCGCTCCATCGTCACCTCCGTCCTCTACCTCCAGGAGCGCCGTCGCCTCAGGCTCTACCTGCGCCAGGACGAGTACGGGCGCTACTACTCGGCCCTCGTCTACCTGCCGCGCGACCGCTACACCACCGGCGTCCGGCTGCGCATCATCGACATCCTGAAGGAGGAGCTGGGCGGCACGAGTGTCGACTTCACCGCCTGGAACACCGAGTCGATCCTGTCCCGGCTCCACTTCGTGGTCCGGGTCCCGCAGGGCACCGAGCTGCCGGAGCTGTCCGACGCGGACAAGGAGCGCATCGAAGCCCGCCTGGTGGAGGCCGCCCGCTCCTGGACCGACGCCTTCAGCGAGGCGCTGACCGCCGAGCTCGGCGAGGAGCGCGCAGCGGAGCTCCAGCGCCGCTACACCAACGCCTTCCCCGAGGGCTACAAGGCCGACCACACCCCGCGCGCCGCGGTCGCCGACCTCGTCCACCTCGAACAGCTCACCGACGAGCAGGGCGGCAAGGACTTCGCCCTCAGCCTGTACGAACCCGTGGGCACCGGCCCCGGCGAGCGCCGCTTCAAGATCTACCGCAAGGGCGGGTCCGTCTCCCTGTCCGCCGTGCTGCCGGTGCTCCAGCGGATCGGCGTCGAGGTCATCGACGAGCGGCCGTACGAGCTGCGCTGCCAGGACCGTACGACCGCGTGGATCTACGACTTCGGTCTCCGGCTGCCCAAGGAGGTGGCCGGCAACGGCGACTACCTCGGCGACGACGGCCGCGAGCGCTTCCAGGACGCGTTCGCCGCCGTGTGGACCGGGCAGGCGGAGAACGACGGGTTCAACGCGCTCGTCCTGAGCGCCGGCCTCACCTGGCGGCAGGCCATGGTGCTGCGCGCCTACGCCAAGTACCTGCGCCAGGCCGGTTCGACCTTCAGCCAGGACTACATGGAGGACACCCTCCGCAACAACGTCCACACCACCCGGCTGCTGGTCTCCCTCTTCGAGGCACGGATGTCGCCGGAGCGGCAGCGGGCCGGCCTGGAGCTGACCGACGCCCTGCTGGAGGAGCTGGACGCCGCCCTCGACCAGGTCGCCTCGCTCGACGAGGACCGGATCCTGCGCTCCTTCCTCACCGTCATCAAGGCGACGCTGCGCACCAACTTCTTCCAGGAGGCGCATGGCGGCAAGCCGCACGACTACGTCTCCATGAAGTTCGACCCGCAGGCCATCCCGGACCTGCCGGCGCCGCGCCCGGCCTACGAGATCTGGGTGTACTCGCCGCGCGTCGAGGGCGTGCACCTGCGCTTCGGCAAGGTCGCGCGCGGTGGCCTGCGCTGGTCCGACCGGCGTGAGGACTTCCGCACCGAGATCCTCGGCCTGGTCAAGGCGCAGATGGTGAAGAACACCGTCATCGTGCCGGTCGGCGCCAAGGGCGGGTTCGTCGCCAAGCAGCTGCCGGACCCGGCCAAGGACCGTGACGCCTGGCTCGCGGAGGGCATCCGCAGCTACCGCACGTTCATCTCGGCGCTGCTCGACATCACCGACAACATGGTGGCCGGCGAGGTCGTGCCGCCGGTGGACGTCGTACGCCACGACGGTGACGACACCTACCTGGTGGTCGCGGCCGACAAGGGCACCGCGACGTTCTCGGACATCGCAAACGAGGTCGCCGAGAAGTACAACTTCTGGCTCGGCGACGCCTTCGCCTCCGGCGGCTCGGCGGGCTACGACCACAAGAAGATGGGCATCACCGCCCGAGGCGCCTGGGAGTCCGTGAAGCGGCACTTCCGGGAGCTGGACCTGGACACCCAGTCCGAGGACTTCACGGTCGTCGGCATCGGCGACATGTCCGGTGACGTGTTCGGCAACGGCATGCTGCTGAGCGAGCACATCCGCCTGGTCGCGGCCTTCGACCACCGGCACATCTTCATCGACCCGAACCCGGACGCGGCGACCTCCTACGCCGAGCGCCGCCGCCTGTTCGAGCTGCCGCGCTCGTCCTGGGCGGACTACGACACCGAGCTGCTGTCGGCAGGCGGCGGTGTGTTCCCGCGCACGGCCAAGGCGATCCAGGTCAACGCGCACATCCGTGAGGCGCTGGGCATCGAGGGCAAGGTCACCAAGATGACCCCCGCCGACCTGATGCAGGCGATCCTCAAGGCACCGGTCGACCTGCTGTGGAACGGCGGCATCGGCACCTACGTCAAGGCCTCCACGGAGTCGAACGCGGACGTCGGCGACAAGGCCAACGACGCGATCCGCGTGGACGGCAAGGACCTGCGCGTCAAGGTCGTCGGCGAGGGCGGCAACCTGGGCCTGACCCAGCTCGGCCGGATCGAGTTCGCCCAGCACGGCGGCAAGATCAACACGGACGCGATCGACAACAGCGCGGGCGTGGACACCTCCGACCACGAGGTGAACATCAAGATCCTGCTCAACTCGGTCGTGGCCAACGGCGACCTGACCGTCAAGCAGCGCAACCAGCTGCTCGCCGAGATGACCGACGAGGTCGGCGCCCTGGTGCTGCGCAACAACTACGCGCAGAACGTGGCGATCGCCAACGCCCTGTTCCAGTCGAAGGACATGCTGCACGCGCAGCAGCGGTTCATCCGCTACCTGGTGCGCGAGGGCCATCTCGACCGGGCGCTGGAGTTCCTGCCCACCGACCGCCAGATCCGTGAGCGTCTCACCGGCGGAGCGGGCCTGACCAGTCCGGAGACGGCCGTCCTGCTGGCGTACACGAAGATCACGGTCGCCCGGGAGCTGCTGGACACGCCGCTGCCCGACGACCCGTACCTGCGCAGCCTGCTGCACGCGTACTTCCCGACCGCGCTGCGCGAGAAGTTCCCCGAGCAGATCGACGGCCACGCGCTGCGCCGCGAGATCGTGACGACCGTCCTGGTCAACGACACCGTGAACACGGGCGGTACGACCTACCTGCACCGTCTGCGTGAGGAGACCGGCGCCTCGCTGGAGGAGATCGTCCGGGCGCAGACCGCGGCCCGCGCGATCTTCCGCTCCGCTCCCGTGTGGGACGCGGTGGAGGCCCTGGACAACAAGGTCGACGCCGCCGTGCAGACCCGCATCCGTCTGCACTCCCGCCGGCTGGTCGAGCGCGGCACGCGCTGGCTGCTCAACAACCGGCCGCAGCCGCTTCAGCTCACCGAGACCGTCGCGTTCTTCGCCGAGCGCGTCGAGCAGGTCTGGAGCGAACTGCCGAAGCTGGTGCGCGGTGCGGACCTGGAGTGGTGGCAGAAGATCTACGACGAGCTGACGGGCGCCGGCGTCCCGGACGAACTCGCCACACGCGTGGCCGGGTTCTCCTCCGCCTTCCCCGCGCTCGACATCGTCTCGGTGGCCGACCGCATGGGCAAGGACCCGATGGACGTCGCCGAGGTCTACTACGACCTCGCCGACCGGCTCAAGATCGCCCAGCTCATGGACCGCATCATCGAACTGCCGCGCGCCGACCGGTGGCAGTCGATGGCCCGCGCCGCGATCCGCGAGGACCTGTACGCGGCCCACGCGTCCCTGACCGCCGAGGTCCTGGCGGCCGGCAACGGCACGTCGACGCCGGAGCAGCGCTTCAAGGCCTGGGAGGAGAAGAACGCGGCGATCCTGTCGCGGGCGCGTACGACGCTCGACGAGATCTCGAACTCCGACTCGTTCGACCTCGCGAACCTCTCGGTGGCGATGCGCACGATGCGGACGCTGCTGAGGACGCACAGCTAG
- a CDS encoding DJ-1/PfpI family protein encodes MTQKILIVTGDAAESLEVLYPYQRLREEGYEVHIAAPTRKQLRFVVHDFEPGFDTYTEKPGYSWPADLAFSEVDPGDYAAVVIPGGRAPEYLRNDPELRKILKSFFDTDKPVAQICHGPLLTAAVDALRGRRVTAYPALELDMQAAGADFQDVEAVVDGTLVSSRAWPDHSGWMREFLTVLRAKAPAT; translated from the coding sequence ATGACGCAGAAGATCCTGATCGTCACCGGCGACGCGGCGGAATCACTGGAGGTCCTCTACCCGTACCAGCGCCTACGGGAGGAGGGCTACGAGGTCCACATCGCGGCCCCGACCCGCAAGCAGCTCCGTTTCGTCGTCCATGACTTCGAACCCGGCTTCGACACCTACACCGAGAAACCCGGCTACAGCTGGCCCGCCGACCTCGCCTTCTCCGAGGTCGACCCCGGGGACTACGCCGCCGTCGTGATCCCCGGCGGGCGCGCCCCGGAGTACCTCCGCAACGACCCCGAACTCCGCAAGATCCTCAAGTCGTTCTTCGACACGGACAAGCCGGTCGCCCAGATCTGCCACGGTCCCCTGCTCACCGCGGCGGTGGACGCCCTGCGCGGACGGCGCGTCACCGCCTATCCGGCCCTGGAGCTGGACATGCAGGCGGCCGGTGCCGACTTCCAGGACGTCGAGGCGGTCGTCGACGGCACGCTGGTCTCGTCCCGGGCCTGGCCCGACCACTCCGGCTGGATGCGGGAGTTCCTGACCGTCCTGCGTGCCAAGGCACCGGCGACCTGA
- a CDS encoding HAD family hydrolase: MGTYGSAHIVWDWNGTLFHDNDAIIGATNAAFAELGLEPITLEQYRALYCVPVPRFYERLMGRLPTDTEWQLMDEVFHRYYAEHRVRCRLTEGAVELLAGWRSAGRSQSLLSMYGHEELVPMVRALGIEAHFVRVQGRTGPSGGSKAEHMVRHIRTLDGVNPARTVVIGDAADDAVAARHVGARAVLYTGGSHSRASLEEVGVPVVDTLQEAVAEAERLAA, from the coding sequence ATGGGGACGTACGGAAGCGCGCACATTGTGTGGGACTGGAACGGGACGCTGTTCCACGACAATGACGCGATCATCGGGGCGACGAACGCGGCGTTCGCCGAGCTGGGGCTGGAACCGATCACGCTGGAGCAGTACCGGGCGCTGTACTGCGTGCCGGTCCCGAGGTTCTACGAGCGGCTGATGGGGCGGCTGCCGACGGACACCGAGTGGCAGCTGATGGACGAGGTCTTCCACCGGTACTACGCGGAGCACCGCGTCCGCTGCCGGCTCACCGAAGGCGCGGTGGAGCTGCTGGCGGGGTGGCGGTCGGCGGGCCGCAGCCAGTCGCTGCTGAGCATGTACGGGCACGAGGAACTGGTCCCGATGGTCCGGGCGCTCGGGATCGAGGCGCACTTCGTGCGGGTGCAGGGGCGCACCGGACCGTCCGGAGGCAGCAAGGCGGAGCACATGGTCCGCCACATACGAACGCTCGACGGCGTGAATCCGGCGCGCACGGTGGTGATCGGCGACGCCGCCGACGATGCGGTCGCCGCCCGCCACGTCGGGGCACGGGCCGTGCTGTACACCGGGGGCTCCCACAGCCGCGCCAGCCTCGAGGAGGTCGGCGTGCCGGTGGTCGACACGCTCCAGGAGGCGGTGGCGGAGGCGGAGCGCCTGGCGGCCTGA